The Geobacillus stearothermophilus ATCC 12980 genome contains a region encoding:
- a CDS encoding DUF502 domain-containing protein has product MRFLAKNFLNGMLTIVPIFVAVYVCYKVFTVLDGLLGQYVRPHLDSRYVPGLGLLATVALITVFGWLSTQYVSGRLIRLIDRLLESIPFLKTVYSVAKDTIASLIGEKRSFSKVVLVTLPESGWKCLGFITMDDVGAWHDPLADYVAVYVPQTFQVAGLTLLVPKEQVEVIDMAPEEAMKFILSGGVAARTQKRLPEQ; this is encoded by the coding sequence ATGCGCTTTTTGGCCAAAAATTTCCTAAACGGCATGTTGACGATCGTGCCGATTTTCGTAGCGGTCTATGTGTGCTACAAAGTATTCACCGTTTTGGACGGATTGCTCGGTCAATACGTCCGCCCACACCTGGACAGCCGCTACGTCCCCGGCCTTGGTTTGCTCGCAACGGTTGCGCTCATCACGGTCTTCGGCTGGCTGTCGACGCAATACGTGAGCGGCCGCCTCATTCGACTGATCGACCGGTTGCTTGAAAGCATTCCCTTCCTGAAAACCGTTTATTCGGTCGCCAAAGATACGATCGCCTCTTTGATCGGGGAAAAACGGTCGTTTTCCAAAGTCGTGCTCGTCACGCTGCCGGAAAGCGGCTGGAAATGCCTCGGCTTCATTACAATGGATGACGTCGGCGCCTGGCACGATCCGCTGGCCGATTATGTGGCCGTCTATGTTCCGCAGACGTTTCAAGTTGCGGGGCTGACGCTCCTCGTTCCAAAAGAACAAGTTGAAGTCATCGACATGGCGCCGGAAGAGGCGATGAAGTTTATCCTCTCCGGCGG